A genomic window from Lotus japonicus ecotype B-129 chromosome 1, LjGifu_v1.2 includes:
- the LOC130727697 gene encoding allene oxide synthase 1, chloroplastic-like gives MYASTIMASSLTSLPSPFLQLEFPSKNTNRPYKCNHSSFSIRASTNETPSLSSPPSSAPATTPLPMRKIPSDYGLPIIGPVKDRLDYFYNQGRDKFFQSRMRKYNSTVYRVNMPPGPFISSNPNVIVLLDGKSFPTLFDVSKVEKRDLFTGTFMPSTELTGGYRTLSYLDPSEERHHQLKRLMFFLLKSRISHVIPEFHSSYTELFNTLENDLAEKGKAIFADVNDQAAFNFLAKALYGTHPSETHLGRDGPSIITKWTLFQISPILKLGLPKLIEESIFHTFRLPPALIKKDYQKLYNFFYESSGPLLDEAVRLGVSREEACHNLLFATCFNSYGGIRVFFPIMLKWIGRAGVKLHTRLAEEIRSAVRTHGGGKVTMAAIEAMPLLKSVVYEVFRIEPPVALQYGKAKRDLLIESHDNVFQVKEGEMLFGFQPFATKDPKIFDRADEFVGDRFMGEGEKLLKHVLWSNGPETEKPTLGDKQCAGKDLGMLYSRLLVVELFLRYDSFDIQVGPSPIGHAITFTSLKRASF, from the coding sequence ATGTACGCATCAACCATAATGGCATCATCACTTACCTCTCTACCTTCCCCTTTCCTGCAACTAGAATTTCCATCAAAGAACACCAACAGACCTTACAAGTGCAACCACTCCAGTTTCTCAATCAGAGCCTCTACCAATGAGACAccatcactatcatcaccaccgTCCTCTGCTCCGGCAACCACCCCTCTTCCAATGCGCAAAATCCCCAGCGACTACGGCCTCCCCATCATCGGACCCGTCAAAGACCGCCTGGACTATTTCTACAACCAAGGCCGCGACAAGTTCTTCCAATCCCGCATGCGAAAATACAACTCCACCGTCTACCGCGTCAACATGCCGCCGGGACCCTTCATCTCCTCCAACCCAAATGTCATCGTATTGCTCGACGGCAAATCTTTCCCAACCCTCTTCGACGTCTCCAAAGTCGAGAAGCGAGACCTCTTCACCGGAACCTTCATGCCCTCCACCGAGCTCACCGGCGGCTACCGCACCCTCTCGTACCTCGACCCCTCCGAAGAGAGGCACCACCAGCTCAAACGCCTCATGTTCTTCCTCTTAAAATCCAGAATCAGCCATGTCATCCCGGAGTTCCATTCCTCCTACACCGAACTCTTCAACACCTTGGAAAATGACCTCGCCGAAAAGGGCAAAGCCATTTTCGCAGACGTTAATGACCAGGCAGCATTCAACTTCCTGGCCAAAGCCCTTTACGGGACCCATCCTTCCGAGACCCATCTCGGAAGGGATGGACCCAGCATTATCACGAAATGGACTCTATTCCAAATAAGCCCAATTCTCAAATTGGGCTTACCAAAACTTATAGAAGAATCCATCTTCCACACCTTTCGTCTCCCTCCTGCATTAATCAAGAAAGATTACCAGAAACTCTACAACTTCTTCTACGAATCGTCCGGCCCGTTGCTCGATGAAGCTGTCCGTTTAGGCGTGTCCAGAGAAGAAGCATGCCATAATCTCTTATTCGCCACGTGCTTTAATTCATACGGAGGGATTAGGGTTTTCTTCCCGATCATGCTGAAGTGGATTGGTCGAGCAGGGGTGAAGCTTCACACAAGGTTAGCGGAGGAGATAAGATCAGCTGTTAGAACTCACGGCGGAGGGAAGGTGACAATGGCGGCGATAGAAGCAATGCCGTTGTTGAAATCAGTGGTGTACGAGGTGTTCCGGATTGAGCCTCCGGTGGCGTTGCAATACGGGAAGGCGAAGAGGGACTTGTTGATCGAGAGCCATGATAATGTGTTCCAAGTGAAGGAAGGTGAGATGTTGTTTGGGTTTCAACCGTTTGCAACAAAGGATCCGAAGATTTTTGATAGAGCTGATGAGTTTGTGGGGGATAGGTTTATGGGTGAAGGTGAGAAGCTGTTGAAGCATGTGTTGTGGTCGAATGGGCCGGAGACGGAGAAACCAACCTTGGGGGACAAGCAGTGTGCCGGTAAGGATTTGGGGATGTTGTATTCTAGGCTTCTGGTGGTGGAGCTGTTTTTGCGTTATGATTCGTTTGATATTCAAGTTGGGCCTTCGCCTATAGGTCATGCCATTACATTCACCTCTCTTAAGAGGGCAAGtttttag